Proteins encoded within one genomic window of Candidatus Syntrophocurvum alkaliphilum:
- a CDS encoding type I restriction-modification system subunit M — protein MLTGELRNKIDKIWEIFWTGGITNPLSVIEQITYLLFIRGLDDLETKQEKDAEVLGLDFKRIFPEDKQHLRWSKFRHFEAARMYNVMAEEVFPFIKELNGDNESSFAKYMSDAVFIIPTPQLLEKVVTSLSTIPMDNTDVKGDLYEYLLSKISQSGTNGQFRTPKQIRDMMVSLMKPTPKDIIADPAAGTAGFLVSAVEYMRENHEDLFFTKELKEHFNNTMFFGYDFDRTMLRIAAMNMVLHGVENPNIIYRDSLTEQNTDTNKYTMVLANPPFKGSLDYESVSNDLLKVVKTKKTELLFLALFLRMLKPGGRCAVIVPDGVLFGGSNAHKAMRKEIIESHKLDAVISMPSGIFKPYAGVSTAILIFTKTGAGGTDKVWFYDMKADGHSLDDKRTPIEQNDIPDIIARFNNLKDEEQRKRTDQSFFVEKDEIVNGGYDLSINRYKEIEYDEVEYERPEVILDFIRRLENDIEQGINELEEMITAKEKSNE, from the coding sequence ATGCTAACAGGAGAATTACGCAATAAAATTGATAAGATATGGGAGATTTTTTGGACAGGGGGTATAACTAATCCCTTATCTGTTATAGAACAGATTACATATTTATTATTTATTAGAGGTCTTGATGATTTAGAAACTAAGCAGGAAAAGGATGCTGAAGTTTTAGGTTTAGATTTTAAAAGGATATTTCCTGAGGATAAACAGCATTTAAGATGGAGTAAATTTAGACACTTTGAAGCAGCTAGAATGTACAATGTTATGGCAGAAGAAGTTTTTCCTTTTATAAAAGAGCTAAATGGAGATAATGAATCGTCATTTGCTAAATATATGTCAGATGCGGTATTTATAATACCAACTCCACAACTTTTAGAAAAGGTAGTTACATCTTTATCGACTATTCCTATGGATAATACTGATGTTAAAGGTGATTTGTACGAGTATCTTTTATCTAAAATATCGCAGTCAGGTACAAATGGACAGTTTAGAACTCCTAAACAAATTAGAGACATGATGGTAAGCCTAATGAAGCCTACGCCAAAAGATATAATTGCTGATCCAGCCGCAGGAACAGCAGGCTTTTTAGTATCTGCAGTAGAGTATATGAGGGAAAATCATGAGGATTTGTTTTTTACTAAAGAGCTAAAAGAACATTTTAATAATACTATGTTTTTTGGTTATGATTTTGACAGAACTATGCTAAGAATTGCCGCTATGAATATGGTTTTACATGGAGTAGAAAATCCTAATATTATCTATCGTGATTCACTAACTGAGCAAAATACTGATACTAATAAATACACCATGGTTTTAGCTAACCCACCATTTAAAGGTTCACTTGATTATGAATCAGTATCTAATGATTTATTAAAGGTGGTTAAAACCAAGAAAACAGAATTATTATTTTTAGCATTGTTTTTAAGAATGTTAAAGCCAGGTGGCAGATGTGCAGTTATAGTCCCTGATGGAGTTTTATTTGGGGGCTCAAATGCCCATAAAGCTATGCGTAAGGAGATTATTGAAAGTCATAAATTAGATGCAGTTATTTCTATGCCTAGTGGTATCTTTAAACCCTATGCAGGGGTATCAACAGCTATATTAATATTCACCAAAACTGGTGCAGGTGGAACAGATAAAGTTTGGTTTTATGATATGAAAGCCGATGGACATTCACTAGATGACAAGAGAACACCAATTGAGCAAAATGATATACCAGATATCATAGCTAGATTTAATAACTTAAAAGATGAAGAACAAAGAAAGAGAACAGATCAATCTTTCTTTGTAGAAAAAGATGAAATAGTTAATGGTGGTTATGATTTGTCTATAAATAGGTATAAGGAAATAGAGTATGATGAAGTGGAGTATGAGAGACCGGAGGT